A region from the Silene latifolia isolate original U9 population chromosome 7, ASM4854445v1, whole genome shotgun sequence genome encodes:
- the LOC141592309 gene encoding small ribosomal subunit protein eS17w-like, with protein sequence MGRVRTKTVKKSSRQVIEKYYSKMTLDFHTNKKVLEEVAIIPSKRLRNKIAGFSTHLMRRIQKGPVRGISLKLQEEERERRMDFVPDVSAIRTDHIEVDRETLDMLAALGMSDLPGLSEVAPESVALNLPPGGFGRGAAGPRRY encoded by the coding sequence ATGGGTCGCGTACGGACGAAAACAGTGAAGAAATCatcaagacaagtaatagaaaagtACTACTCAAAAATGACACTGGACTTCCACACGAACAAGAAAGTGCTTGAAGAAGTAGCAATAATTCCTTCAAAGAGACTCCGTAACAAGATAGCTGGATTCTCAACCCATTTAATGAGGCGAATCCAAAAGGGTCCTGTTCGTGGGATCTCACTCAAGCTTCAGGAGGAAGAGCGTGAAAGGCGTATGGATTTCGTTCCTGATGTTTCTGCCATCCGTACTGATCATATTGAGGTTGATCGTGAGACTCTTGATATGTTGGCTGCACTTGGTATGTCTGATCTTCCTGGTCTCTCTGAGGTTGCACCTGAGTCTGTTGCTCTTAACCTTCCTCCTGGTGGCTTTGGTCGTGGTGCTGCTGGTCCCAGGAGGTACTGA